The following are from one region of the Phycisphaerales bacterium genome:
- a CDS encoding alpha/beta hydrolase, which yields MAVGLIFSPDRAMIFPAAIAGPLPPPPKGVEALQTDAGQVWLLPASADEPAPLMLLFHGNGENIANLLPTAKAYQARGLAVAMVEYPGYGGTAGRPTQASVTRAAIAGYDELVARKDIDGGRILAHGFSLGGAVAAQLAEQRSISGLILESTFTSMPAMYRSMRIPGFLCRDPFRTDRVLAGFDRPVLLLHGRNDTIVPPSHSAELLAISPDATLHEMDGGHNDGPSDPAAYWRAIDAFVGRALDR from the coding sequence ATGGCCGTTGGCCTGATCTTTTCGCCCGATCGGGCAATGATCTTTCCCGCGGCCATCGCCGGTCCGTTGCCACCCCCGCCAAAGGGCGTCGAGGCGTTGCAAACCGACGCGGGCCAGGTCTGGCTGCTCCCGGCATCGGCCGACGAACCCGCGCCACTCATGCTGCTGTTCCACGGCAACGGCGAGAACATCGCCAACCTGCTGCCGACGGCCAAGGCCTACCAGGCCCGGGGGTTGGCGGTCGCGATGGTCGAGTATCCCGGTTATGGCGGGACGGCTGGTCGCCCCACGCAGGCCTCTGTGACGAGGGCCGCGATTGCCGGCTACGACGAACTCGTGGCACGGAAAGACATCGATGGCGGGCGGATTCTGGCCCATGGTTTCTCGCTCGGAGGGGCGGTTGCAGCACAACTGGCGGAACAACGCTCGATTTCGGGGCTCATCCTCGAGTCAACGTTCACGAGCATGCCCGCCATGTACCGCTCCATGCGCATCCCCGGATTCCTGTGCCGAGACCCTTTCCGCACCGATCGAGTACTCGCAGGGTTCGATCGCCCGGTGCTCCTGCTGCATGGGCGAAACGACACCATCGTGCCGCCGTCGCACAGCGCCGAATTGCTTGCCATCTCGCCCGACGCCACGCTCCACGAGATGGACGGAGGCCACAACGACGGCCCGTCGGATCCCGCCGCGTACTGGCGCGCCATTGACGCCTTCGTCGGCCGCGCTCTCGATCGGTAG
- a CDS encoding trypsin-like peptidase domain-containing protein, translating to MSIRMTVLCAATLAAVTGIAASMLPTDAGAQQEPSGTQSGLVFAHSQDRVQDEDLPDEVRADVAFAGSLSRVFRHASQTIEPSVIHIQTARKVSRRVRDRFGRIVRQEETLPSGVGSGVIVTSDGFALTNHHVIQGADEVVVTLADGREVAAQIVGSDPGTDLAVLRLDASDLTPARIADSDELQVGDWVVAVGSPFGLDHTVTAGIVSAKGRSGLTPRTASRQRVDRFEEFIQTDAAINPGNSGGPLVNLHGELVGINSMIASSGGGSVGIGFAIPSAIATSVFENVRETGRLEQGFLGVSDLVNTTDLAADTGRELPVGVYVQTVIEDGPADLAGVLPGDVIIAINGRQTENFNRLRNLVGLTRPGTPITLDIIRDGQTLRLEAEVTGGDELIRLAQEAQKAELERALDERAKAVETLGVQGLTIDESMPLNLPGMPGQGVYVIAVDPQTPASALGLKPGDVILSINDREVRTVEQLISVMERADLDTGVRVEFANGGRRKSAVVRLRS from the coding sequence ATGTCGATCAGGATGACCGTGTTGTGCGCCGCCACACTGGCGGCTGTCACCGGGATCGCCGCTTCGATGCTTCCCACGGATGCGGGCGCTCAGCAGGAACCCAGCGGCACGCAGTCCGGGCTGGTGTTTGCCCATTCCCAGGACCGCGTGCAGGATGAGGATCTCCCTGATGAGGTGCGCGCCGATGTGGCTTTCGCCGGAAGCCTCAGTCGCGTATTCCGCCACGCGTCCCAGACCATCGAGCCTTCGGTCATCCACATTCAGACTGCTCGCAAGGTCTCCCGTCGCGTCCGCGATCGATTTGGTCGCATCGTGCGCCAGGAAGAGACGCTGCCCTCGGGCGTGGGCTCGGGCGTCATCGTGACGTCAGACGGTTTCGCCCTGACCAACCATCACGTGATCCAGGGCGCCGATGAAGTCGTCGTCACCCTCGCCGATGGACGGGAAGTGGCCGCTCAGATCGTGGGGTCGGACCCCGGTACCGACCTGGCCGTGCTCCGTCTGGACGCCAGCGACCTGACGCCCGCGCGCATCGCCGACAGCGACGAGCTGCAGGTGGGCGATTGGGTCGTGGCGGTCGGGAGTCCGTTTGGCCTTGACCACACCGTCACCGCCGGCATCGTGAGCGCGAAGGGGCGGAGCGGTCTCACGCCTCGCACCGCCAGCCGGCAACGCGTCGACCGATTCGAAGAGTTCATTCAGACCGACGCGGCGATCAATCCGGGCAACAGCGGGGGGCCACTGGTCAACCTGCACGGCGAACTGGTCGGGATCAACTCGATGATCGCCTCGTCGGGCGGCGGCTCGGTGGGCATCGGCTTTGCCATCCCGAGCGCCATCGCGACCAGCGTTTTCGAGAACGTGCGTGAAACCGGCCGGCTCGAACAAGGCTTCCTGGGCGTCAGCGATCTCGTGAACACCACCGACCTCGCTGCCGACACAGGGCGGGAACTGCCCGTGGGTGTCTACGTGCAGACCGTGATCGAAGATGGGCCGGCCGACTTGGCGGGTGTGCTGCCCGGCGACGTCATCATCGCGATCAATGGGCGACAGACCGAGAACTTTAACCGGCTTCGGAATCTCGTCGGGCTCACGCGGCCGGGCACGCCGATTACGCTCGACATCATCCGCGATGGCCAGACCCTGCGGCTCGAAGCCGAAGTGACCGGCGGCGACGAACTCATTCGGTTGGCCCAGGAGGCGCAGAAGGCCGAGTTGGAGCGAGCCCTCGACGAGCGTGCGAAGGCCGTCGAGACGCTTGGCGTGCAGGGGCTCACCATCGATGAGTCCATGCCCTTGAATCTCCCGGGCATGCCCGGCCAGGGCGTGTACGTGATCGCCGTTGATCCGCAGACGCCCGCGAGTGCCCTGGGACTCAAGCCGGGCGACGTTATCCTTTCGATCAACGACCGCGAAGTCCGCACGGTCGAGCAGCTCATCTCCGTGATGGAGCGCGCCGATCTCGATACCGGAGTGCGGGTCGAGTTCGCCAACGGCGGGCGACGCAAGAGCGCCGTCGTGCGTCTGCGGAGCTGA
- a CDS encoding radical SAM protein — protein MTSAALPIAETFVSIQGEGKLTGMPSWFVRVAGCNLRCGWCDTPYASWEPKGDRRTIDELLREARDSRIGHAVLTGGEPMIFEPIADLARGLADLGVHVTIETAGTVHRSVHCDLLSLSPKLANSTPHDDPRDPSGAIAVRHERQRLNLQALHALLADHPQRQLKFVVASETDLPEIEQLLSQLREVESGDVLLMPEGVASPDPASLGWLVDACVARGWRYCHRLQIELFGNTRGT, from the coding sequence ATGACGTCCGCTGCGTTGCCCATTGCCGAGACCTTTGTCTCAATCCAGGGCGAGGGAAAGCTCACGGGCATGCCCTCGTGGTTCGTGCGCGTGGCCGGATGCAACCTCCGCTGCGGCTGGTGCGATACTCCCTATGCAAGCTGGGAGCCCAAGGGCGACCGGCGCACGATCGACGAGCTCCTTCGAGAAGCGCGGGACAGCCGCATCGGGCATGCGGTGCTGACCGGCGGCGAGCCAATGATCTTCGAACCCATTGCCGATCTCGCGCGCGGCCTGGCGGACCTGGGCGTGCACGTCACCATCGAAACCGCCGGGACCGTCCATCGCTCGGTTCATTGCGATCTGCTGAGCCTGAGTCCCAAACTGGCCAACAGCACGCCGCACGATGACCCGCGAGACCCCTCCGGAGCCATTGCCGTGCGACACGAGCGGCAGCGCCTCAATCTTCAGGCCCTACACGCGTTGCTTGCCGACCATCCCCAGCGCCAGCTGAAGTTCGTGGTGGCGTCTGAGACCGACCTGCCAGAGATCGAGCAACTGCTCAGCCAGCTTCGCGAAGTCGAGTCGGGCGATGTGCTGCTCATGCCCGAAGGGGTCGCCAGCCCTGATCCGGCATCATTGGGATGGCTTGTGGACGCCTGCGTGGCGCGAGGCTGGCGCTATTGCCACCGGCTGCAAATCGAGCTCTTCGGCAATACACGCGGTACCTAG
- the queC gene encoding 7-cyano-7-deazaguanine synthase QueC: MSRAVVLLSGGLDSATCLALARQEGYECHALSFDYGQRHRGELRCAAAVASSLGAASHTVYTLDVGPFAGSSLTTGGDVPKDQAEPGSEGIPSTYVPARNLVFLSIATAYAETNEAQNVFIGVNAVDYSGYPDCRPDFIDAFARAATLATRRGTQGASPLRVRTPLLELSKADIVRAGATAGVDFSLTTSCYDPADDGAGPIACGRCEACILRRRGFEAAGVHDPTRYA, translated from the coding sequence ATGAGCCGGGCGGTCGTCCTGCTCAGTGGCGGGCTCGATAGCGCCACCTGCCTCGCGCTGGCCCGCCAGGAGGGATACGAGTGCCACGCGCTCTCCTTCGACTACGGTCAACGTCATCGAGGTGAATTGCGGTGTGCGGCCGCCGTTGCCAGCAGCCTCGGCGCCGCCTCGCACACCGTGTACACCCTCGACGTGGGGCCCTTTGCAGGGTCCTCGCTGACCACCGGCGGAGATGTTCCCAAAGACCAGGCCGAACCTGGCAGCGAAGGAATCCCATCGACGTACGTGCCCGCGCGCAACCTCGTGTTCCTGTCCATTGCCACCGCATACGCCGAGACGAACGAGGCGCAGAACGTCTTCATCGGAGTGAATGCCGTGGACTACTCTGGGTATCCCGATTGTCGCCCAGACTTCATCGATGCGTTCGCCCGCGCCGCGACGCTTGCAACCCGCCGGGGCACGCAGGGAGCCAGCCCGCTCCGGGTGCGAACGCCACTTCTTGAGTTGAGCAAGGCCGACATCGTGCGCGCGGGCGCGACTGCGGGCGTTGACTTTTCGCTCACGACTTCGTGCTATGACCCTGCGGACGATGGTGCAGGTCCGATCGCCTGCGGCCGTTGCGAAGCCTGCATCCTTCGTCGGCGAGGCTTCGAGGCCGCGGGCGTGCATGACCCCACGAGGTACGCATGA